DNA sequence from the Cellulophaga sp. HaHaR_3_176 genome:
AATTGCCTACCATTATGAACAGCTATAGTTTGACCAACAAAATCTGGTGTTATCATAGAAGCTCTTGACCATGTCTTAACGACTGCCTTTTTACCAGAATCTACATTCTGTTGAACTTTCTTTTCTAAACTAAAGTGAACATAA
Encoded proteins:
- the rpsS gene encoding 30S ribosomal protein S19, which codes for MARSLKKGPYVHFSLEKKVQQNVDSGKKAVVKTWSRASMITPDFVGQTIAVHNGRQFVPVFVTENMVGHKLGEFSPTRSFRGHGGTKNKGKK